Genomic window (Ailuropoda melanoleuca isolate Jingjing chromosome 7, ASM200744v2, whole genome shotgun sequence):
TGACTGAATCCGGCACGATTCTGGAGATAGTCACTGTGGCCAGAAGAAGGTGCCAGTCTATTAGCCAGGCCTGAATCTCATGTCCACCGCAGAGCATAGAGTCTACGCTGTTTGAAAGGCTTGTGTGAGCGTGCACAGTGGGATGCTTTTACCAGACGAGAGGGAAGTGGATGGTACACGTCCGAACAAGAAGTTCGGCAAGTTGTGGCAGGTTTCTTTTCACCCCACTTTCTTAGTAAATTCACCTCCATTCTCCACTTCCCTCTGTAACTCTGTTTGGTGTCTCTGTCCAGTAGCCTCTTCCTTTTGcatagttcatttaaaaatttgcaaaggTAAATAGTGAAAAACCTCAAATGGAATTCACCTTGCTGGGTTTTGGTCTCCTTTGAAACCTGTgatcccttttttccttcctttttctcccgtTTGGAATGGGACTGTCTATCCCATGGTGCCTTTCCCACCATTGTGTTCCGGAAGCAAATAATGTGTCTGGTTTTGCAGgttcacagagggagaaggatttTGCCCTAGGATGTGTCACACAATAGATCTTCCTTATAACTGACATAAAGGATTCAGACAATGAGACTGGGGACTTTGAACTGGTGATTTTTAGGTGAGATTCCTAGAGTTATCATTGAAGCTAACATTGTTAAGACTTCGGGGGATGTGGGATGGGGAGAGTGTATTCGGCACTGGGGAAGATCATGAATTCGGGGGACCAGAGCAGTCTATTACAGGTTGAACTGCGTCTCCCAAACAGAATCCCTGAAGTACTAACCTTCGGTATCTCTGAACGTGACTTTATTTGGATGCAGGGTCTTCACAGATGTAATCAGGTTAAGATGACGTCATAGTAGATTAGGGTGGCCCCTATTCCAAACTACTTGTGTCCTTATCAGAAGAGGGATGTTTGGCAGGCagacacagagggaggaaggccatgtgaggatgGGGGTAGTGCTGGATGCTTCGACAAGCCAGGGAATGGCCGGGTCCGCCAGAAGCTACAAGCAGCAAGGTAGAACCCTCCTTACAGGCTCCAGAGGGAGACTGGTGCTGCCAACACCTTGTttttagacttctggcctccagcactgtgagacaATCACTTTCTGTTGTTGTCATTTCCCCAGTTTGTGGTATGTTGCTACGGCAGTCCCAGGAAACAAGAACAGATTCAACTCTGGCAAGTGGTTCCGTGAACCACTATTTAATGAACCGAACAGTGATTAAAACCTAAGTTACAAAATGAGCAAAGCGTTCCACAGCTTTCTGGGATGTCTCGTCGTCACCTGCTTACAACTTTTATTAGTTACTAAATGGAATGAACATTTGAACACTTCCCTTTTCGTTCTCCCAGTGTCCTCAGACATTCAGATGAGGGGTAAGTCCTGATATGGCTCCTTCAAGCACTAAAATAACATCAGAACACTAGTCCCACAAGAGAAATACATGCAAAGGATTCTTCAGATAAGGGGAATGATGAAAagtcgtaaataaataaatgcaagcattctttaagattttatttatttatttgattttattttcttttttaaaagtaatctctgcaccccatgtggggctccaactcatgaccccaaaatcaagagctgcatgctctcccaattgagccagccaggcgcccccagattttaagtaatctctataccaacatgggactcgaacttacaaccctgagacaaGAACGACATGCtcccccgactgagccagccaggcaccccaatgcaAGCATTTTTAAACTTACTCTTGGAAACAGCACATAAGTAAGTCACATAAAATCAGCTTTAGGAATAACGTTCCTATTGTTGCCTCTCTCTGATTATGACAATGAGAGTGATTCATAGAGCAGAATCATCTGATGACGGGTTCACCACGCCCGCTCCgagggctggggaggcagagccCGACACGCCTCCCCATCACTGGCTGCCAAACAGAAGGAAGCCTGTGAAAGTCGTGTCATCGTCCTCGTCTGCGAACAAGCCATTGaacctctcccctcctgctgcctgcACCCACACCTCGTCCCCCAACTTCAGCGGCAGCACCGTGCCGCCCGATGCCTGGTCCTCAGAGCTCATGTAAGCGTCCTTGGTGTTCAGTATTTTCACCCCATTTTTGACCAGAGACACCTGAACGTTCCTGGAGAAAACCGTGATGTGGTAGGTGAAGTAATAGACCCCGGCAATGTGGCAGGTGAACTTCCCCGTGGCTACGTCGTAATGATTGAACTCATTATACAGGATCTTATCAAATTTAATGGGCACATCTGAAGTAGGGAACTTGCTCAGTACCGTGAGCCCCACCGTGAAAGCACTCTTGGGCAAGACTGGAGTCTCACCGATTTTCCCTTTCTCGCCTCGGTCCCCTTTCCAGCCTCTCATTCCCCGGACTCCTGGCTCTCCCTGGGGTCCCAAGGGCCCAGCATCTCCCTTGGGGCCAGGCTTCCCAATGGGGCCCACGGGGCCAGGTAGACCCATTGGGCCCGAAGGCCCACTGCTGCCCTTTAGCCCTTCTGGACCGGTGGGCCCCACACTGCCTTTATCCCCCTTTTGCCCTTGAGGGCCAGTCTCTCCCCTGAGGCCTTTCTCTCCCATGGGACCAACAAATCCCTTTGGCCCGTGTTTCCCCGGGGGTCCTCGTGAGCCCTGATCGCCTTTGATGCCTTTGGCTTCAACTTTTCCATCTGCTCctaggtggagaaagagagaataaaggaaaagatttgtGAAACATCACCTTGTAAAACCAActttggcacacacacacaaacacacacacacacacacacacgtgtgtatgcaAAGGACCTTCTGACTCGTGTCCACTGTGTCAGTGTTGGGTTCACATCAGAAATTACAGCTCTTTGCCATCACAGTCTACTCTTTGACCGTTAAACAAGGCTGAGCCTTGAGGACACATCTGTGGAAGAGGGAAGTACATCCAAAGGCAGATGGACTCGGGCTGCTTTCAGTCAACTGACACTCAGCCCTAGTTCTGTGACATCCCCTACGAAACTCCCCATGGGAGTGGGCACAGAATAAAGGCTTCCTAAAGTGTGGCAGTCACTGCTCTGTGCTGGCCAGGCCAGCCCATCCACTGCACCGACTGTATCGCGCTGCTCATCGCTGTGCGTACGTTCTCGGTGCTTCCCTGTCTCCTCCACCCCGACTGGAGAGCAGTGGTTACGAGCACGGAGTCTGGAGTTAAatgccaggattcaaacctgTCTCCTCCCTGTAGGCACACTGGGACATTAGGCAAGCTGATCAGCCATGACACCTCTGTTCCCCTGTCTGTAAAATCGGGATAATGACACTGCCTCATGCATAGGCTGTCGTATTGAGGCAATACGTGAAAGGCACTTAGGACAACCCAGCACAAAGTGAACATTATTTGTGTTTGCTATTGTGAccattctctctccccatcagtCACAACTGCCAGAGCCCTCCTTACCCCTCAGGGCCCAATTCCAGCACCACGTTCTCCATGCAGTGTTGTCAGAAGCACCGAGTCAGAATTTAATGTCACTCCTCAATGTTCATCCACTAAACCAGGCTTCAGTGAACTATGGTCTGTGAGCCAAATCCAGCCTCCCACCTGTTTGTATGGCCCACAAGCTAAGggtagtttgcatttttaaatggtcacaaataatatttgacaatacatgaaaattatatacaaTTCAGATTTTGGTTTTCATAGGGATTCACTGGAACACAGCCCCACTTACGTATGTagtgtctgtggctgcttttcaCAGCAGTTGTGACCGAGAccgtatggcctgcaaagccGAGATTACTTAcaatctggccctttacagaaaaagaatcaCGAGCTTCTAGAGAGCAAGAGCCCTGTTGCCCTTATTGTTGGATTGTTCTCACAGCCTAGCAAAGGACTTGTCCTGGTGAGCACCAAATGGTTACTAAGTCACCGATGGCTCAGAATTAGAGCATGGTAAAATGGAACACAATTTCTGACCTcgctctcctttctctccattcaTTCCATCCTTCCCTGGACCACCAGGATGTCCTGGTTCTCCTAGGTGGAAGAGAAGATAACAGACAACAGTTAACATTCCAATTCTGCATTTCTTAGACATTGGTCTCCATCGGGGGTGTAGACCGGAGGGTCCTGGGTGTGTGCCCGGCCCTGACACACACAGTGTTCCTCGCAGAAGtgcagacagagagaggcagatgtGAGCGAGCGCCAGGGGCACGGAGTTGTGTACAGGAAGTGAGTTATGAAATGAACGGGGTGGACCTCCCAAGCACCcagctccaggaaggcaggaCAGGAAGGGAGTGTGTGCACAGATGATCACAATTACATCTCTCTCTTGTGAGGGGAACTCGGGTAGTGACTGACCGTTGGAGGCACTGGGTGGCCTTCTCACTTCTTTTCTCTC
Coding sequences:
- the LOC100466916 gene encoding complement C1q and tumor necrosis factor-related protein 9A isoform X2; the protein is MLLESSLPSQIVPGEPGHPGGPGKDGMNGEKGERGADGKVEAKGIKGDQGSRGPPGKHGPKGFVGPMGEKGLRGETGPQGQKGDKGSVGPTGPEGLKGSSGPSGPMGLPGPVGPIGKPGPKGDAGPLGPQGEPGVRGMRGWKGDRGEKGKIGETPVLPKSAFTVGLTVLSKFPTSDVPIKFDKILYNEFNHYDVATGKFTCHIAGVYYFTYHITVFSRNVQVSLVKNGVKILNTKDAYMSSEDQASGGTVLPLKLGDEVWVQAAGGERFNGLFADEDDDTTFTGFLLFGSQ
- the LOC100466916 gene encoding complement C1q and tumor necrosis factor-related protein 9A isoform X1, with protein sequence MRIWLLLLVTGICMGNVNSQDTCRQGHPGIPGNPGHNGLPGRDGRDGAKGDKGEAGEPGHPGGPGKDGMNGEKGERGADGKVEAKGIKGDQGSRGPPGKHGPKGFVGPMGEKGLRGETGPQGQKGDKGSVGPTGPEGLKGSSGPSGPMGLPGPVGPIGKPGPKGDAGPLGPQGEPGVRGMRGWKGDRGEKGKIGETPVLPKSAFTVGLTVLSKFPTSDVPIKFDKILYNEFNHYDVATGKFTCHIAGVYYFTYHITVFSRNVQVSLVKNGVKILNTKDAYMSSEDQASGGTVLPLKLGDEVWVQAAGGERFNGLFADEDDDTTFTGFLLFGSQ